A part of Sinorhizobium chiapasense genomic DNA contains:
- a CDS encoding BTAD domain-containing putative transcriptional regulator translates to MAFRLRLLGRFQLLSATGESIAITSRKHQALIAMLALSNGKPISRSKLAGLLWAERPEDQARNNLRQAFFTIRHAVEGHGPSPFLIDNESGWIADGEVVTDIQGLIEGARMGIVPPEPDAFDGEFLEDLNFKDETLEAWLRIERDRHHNLLVDCLTGLTERLEKAGDAARALLAAQCLLRHDPYHEPSHRVVLRRHLARGDRARAIRYYDTLKTLFETHLGVLPDAETQQLVNRIRDHQSPSRAVDLANSKPRVAILPIISLSAGSDHDIVDESLTRELIGELGRFSPISVVAAATMLAVGARQHTIEEIGKQVGADYVVEIAFQGLGEAGWTLVQLIAVQNGTQIWSRKYSAVAADPSDAQDALARRISGNLYQTIMRHAASRSAMEPEDTMAGEKLYLQVFSHVERPTLNGMIRARRLCDRLLAIDPNHVLVRESLAWISFHCCFNGWLADPLRGFCEARDAALTGLALDDREPYLLSALGLAETYLGNIRSGLDSLGRAVELNPNDAEFHTWLGIGLTFADRIDEAHAAFDEADQASPDYPPIFLFRGDAHLAAGNDEAAVFYLDRFLTVLPEYHWGRLLRAAAHEALGDAATARQGVSHVRANAARLNGHYIERLLQARATEFRQKLWSRLEAAGLPWSG, encoded by the coding sequence TTGGCATTCAGGTTGCGCCTGCTTGGCCGTTTCCAACTGCTTTCGGCGACCGGCGAAAGCATCGCCATAACTTCGCGCAAGCATCAGGCCCTGATCGCCATGCTCGCGCTCTCGAATGGCAAGCCGATTTCGAGGTCCAAGCTGGCCGGGCTCTTGTGGGCGGAGCGGCCGGAAGACCAGGCCCGCAACAATCTCCGCCAGGCCTTCTTCACCATCAGGCATGCGGTCGAGGGGCACGGCCCCTCGCCGTTCCTGATCGACAATGAGAGCGGCTGGATCGCGGACGGAGAAGTCGTAACCGACATCCAGGGGCTTATCGAGGGCGCAAGGATGGGCATCGTCCCGCCAGAACCGGACGCTTTCGATGGCGAATTTCTTGAGGACCTGAATTTCAAGGATGAAACGCTCGAGGCATGGCTCCGCATCGAGCGGGATCGGCATCACAATTTGCTGGTTGATTGTCTCACAGGCCTGACCGAACGCCTCGAGAAGGCGGGCGATGCTGCTCGGGCGCTGCTGGCCGCACAATGCCTGCTGCGTCACGATCCCTATCACGAACCGTCTCACCGGGTCGTTCTGCGCCGTCATCTTGCGCGCGGCGATCGCGCCCGGGCAATCAGATATTACGACACCCTGAAGACGCTCTTCGAAACCCATCTGGGCGTGCTGCCGGATGCGGAGACGCAGCAGCTCGTCAATCGGATCCGCGACCATCAGAGCCCATCGCGGGCGGTGGATCTCGCCAACAGCAAGCCAAGGGTGGCGATCCTGCCGATCATCAGCCTGTCCGCCGGCAGCGACCACGATATCGTCGACGAGTCCCTGACGCGAGAGCTCATCGGCGAACTCGGCCGCTTCTCGCCGATCTCGGTCGTCGCAGCGGCGACGATGCTTGCCGTCGGCGCGAGGCAACACACGATCGAGGAGATCGGGAAGCAGGTTGGTGCGGACTACGTCGTTGAAATCGCGTTCCAGGGGCTCGGGGAAGCGGGATGGACCTTGGTACAGCTTATCGCCGTGCAAAACGGAACGCAGATATGGAGCCGGAAATATTCCGCCGTGGCGGCCGACCCGTCTGACGCCCAGGATGCGCTTGCGCGCAGGATCAGCGGCAATCTCTACCAGACCATAATGCGGCACGCGGCGAGCCGATCGGCCATGGAGCCCGAAGATACGATGGCCGGGGAGAAGCTCTATCTTCAGGTCTTCTCTCATGTCGAACGGCCGACACTGAACGGCATGATCCGGGCGCGGCGGCTGTGCGACCGCCTGCTGGCGATCGATCCCAATCACGTGCTCGTTCGCGAAAGCCTCGCTTGGATATCCTTCCATTGCTGTTTCAACGGCTGGCTCGCTGATCCGCTGCGCGGCTTCTGCGAGGCGCGCGATGCCGCGCTCACCGGATTGGCCCTCGACGACCGCGAACCCTACCTCCTGAGCGCGCTCGGGCTTGCGGAAACCTATCTCGGAAATATCCGGTCCGGCCTCGACAGCTTAGGAAGGGCCGTCGAGCTCAATCCGAACGACGCCGAGTTTCACACATGGCTCGGCATTGGACTCACATTCGCCGATCGGATCGATGAGGCGCATGCCGCCTTCGACGAGGCGGATCAGGCGAGCCCCGACTATCCGCCGATCTTCCTGTTCCGCGGCGACGCCCATCTGGCCGCCGGAAACGACGAGGCAGCCGTTTTCTATCTGGACCGCTTCCTGACCGTGCTTCCGGAATATCACTGGGGCCGGCTCCTCAGGGCAGCGGCGCACGAGGCGCTCGGCGATGCGGCAACGGCCCGACAAGGGGTGTCGCATGTCCGCGCGAATGCCGCGCGGCTGAACGGCCATTACATCGAAAGACTGCTGCAGGCACGCGCAACCGAATTCCGGCAGAAACTCTGGTCGCGGCTGGAGGCGGCGGGCTTGCCGTGGTCCGGATGA
- a CDS encoding GGDEF domain-containing protein encodes MNGTMHFFNSLGLMALLAIFYGSLLRRRMSKALHKAVMGVLFGGAAAIAVLQPIYIGSGVLVDARNLIVGCACAFFGPLGASATLVITAIARIHAGGVGMPAGLASMVIAYLMGAVWERSVRSRLKGTFVSFLVLGAMISVSLLGTVLLPADLRMKLLTEVGLFSTGFNLLGAVILGSFIERERRHAARESRLSNEAKTDPLTGLLNRRSFQERYERQAQERNRTGSALLVVDLDHFKHVNDANGHDVGDIVLQSVGRLLSETVRQSDVVARIGGEEFVVFLPNTELGNARLLAERIRQNVQGAGVEVDGRQIRVTTSVGGHWHHGIVDLAVALKQADVALYRAKESGRNRVEFSPT; translated from the coding sequence GTGAACGGTACGATGCATTTTTTCAACAGTCTGGGTCTGATGGCGTTGCTGGCCATCTTCTACGGCTCGTTGCTGCGCCGGCGCATGTCGAAGGCGCTCCATAAGGCGGTCATGGGGGTGCTGTTCGGTGGTGCCGCGGCGATCGCGGTTCTACAGCCGATCTATATCGGCTCCGGGGTGCTGGTCGACGCGCGCAACCTCATCGTCGGCTGCGCTTGTGCTTTCTTCGGTCCGCTCGGCGCTTCCGCAACCCTGGTCATTACGGCGATCGCGCGCATCCATGCCGGCGGCGTCGGGATGCCGGCAGGCCTGGCATCGATGGTGATTGCCTATCTTATGGGAGCGGTGTGGGAGCGATCGGTGCGATCGCGCTTGAAGGGCACCTTCGTGAGCTTTCTTGTGCTCGGCGCGATGATTTCCGTGAGCCTGCTCGGCACTGTGCTGCTACCCGCTGATCTGCGAATGAAGCTGCTCACGGAGGTCGGCCTCTTCAGCACTGGCTTCAATCTCCTGGGTGCGGTCATTCTCGGTAGCTTCATCGAAAGGGAGCGGCGGCACGCGGCGCGCGAGTCAAGGCTCAGCAATGAAGCAAAGACCGATCCCCTGACCGGTCTTCTGAACCGGCGCAGCTTCCAGGAGCGGTACGAACGCCAGGCGCAGGAACGCAACCGTACCGGTTCGGCGCTGCTGGTGGTCGATCTCGACCATTTCAAGCACGTCAACGATGCCAATGGCCACGACGTCGGCGACATCGTGCTGCAATCCGTCGGGCGCCTTTTGAGCGAAACAGTGCGGCAAAGCGATGTCGTAGCCAGAATAGGCGGCGAGGAGTTCGTCGTTTTCCTGCCGAACACGGAACTCGGCAACGCAAGGCTTTTGGCGGAGCGCATACGGCAGAATGTGCAAGGGGCAGGCGTCGAGGTCGACGGCAGGCAAATCAGGGTCACCACCAGTGTCGGCGGACACTGGCATCACGGCATCGTCGACCTCGCCGTGGCGCTGAAGCAGGCGGACGTCGCGCTCTACAGGGCGAAGGAAAGCGGCCGCAACAGGGTAGAGTTCAGCCCGACCTAA
- the dmeF gene encoding CDF family Co(II)/Ni(II) efflux transporter DmeF, whose protein sequence is MSRAHASASTGHDHVFLGDDHRRNERRTWFVIALTAGMMIAEIAAGTYYGSMALVADGWHMSTHAAAMLIAALAYLYARRNARNRRFTFGTGKLGDLAGFASAIVLALIALLIGWESLLRLMNPVAISFPQAISVAVLGLAVNLVSAWLLSDDHSHHHHAHDHHHHHDDHHHKHGAAGRGRDNNLRAAYLHVLADALTSVLAIVALTAGSVYGWIWLDPLMGVVGAVVIARWSVGLIRDAGSVLLDYIPTGEDLPDEIRAAIEKDGDRITDLHVWQLGPGHHGAIVSLLTENPQSPSLYRDKLAHLHELSHVTVEVERRAA, encoded by the coding sequence ATGAGCAGGGCGCACGCTTCCGCCTCGACCGGGCACGACCATGTCTTTCTTGGCGACGATCACCGGCGCAACGAGCGCCGCACCTGGTTCGTCATTGCGCTGACGGCGGGTATGATGATCGCCGAGATCGCGGCGGGCACGTATTATGGCTCGATGGCGCTCGTCGCCGATGGCTGGCATATGTCCACGCATGCGGCCGCCATGCTGATCGCTGCGCTCGCCTATCTCTACGCCCGACGCAACGCCCGCAACCGCCGTTTCACCTTCGGCACCGGCAAGCTCGGCGATCTCGCCGGTTTTGCGAGCGCGATCGTGCTGGCACTGATTGCGCTGTTGATCGGCTGGGAAAGCCTTCTCCGTCTGATGAACCCGGTCGCAATCAGCTTCCCGCAGGCGATTTCCGTCGCCGTCCTCGGCCTCGCCGTCAATCTCGTCAGCGCGTGGTTGCTTAGCGACGATCACTCGCATCATCATCACGCTCACGATCATCATCACCATCACGACGATCATCATCACAAGCACGGCGCTGCCGGCCGCGGCCGTGACAACAATCTGCGCGCCGCCTATTTGCATGTGCTCGCGGATGCCTTGACCTCGGTTCTGGCAATCGTCGCGCTGACGGCGGGGAGCGTCTATGGCTGGATCTGGCTCGATCCGTTGATGGGCGTGGTCGGCGCAGTGGTGATCGCCCGCTGGTCCGTCGGCCTGATCCGCGATGCCGGCAGCGTCCTCCTGGATTACATTCCGACCGGCGAGGACTTGCCGGACGAGATCCGCGCCGCGATCGAGAAGGACGGCGACCGCATCACCGATCTCCACGTCTGGCAGCTTGGCCCAGGCCATCACGGCGCCATCGTCTCGCTGTTGACGGAAAATCCGCAAAGCCCGTCGCTCTACCGCGACAAGCTCGCGCATCTGCACGAGCTGTCCCACGTCACCGTCGAAGTCGAGCGCCGGGCGGCGTGA
- a CDS encoding metal/formaldehyde-sensitive transcriptional repressor — MHTIRNQAKLLARVRRLRGQMEAIERALEAERPCGEVLNLVASVRGAVQGLTVELIEDHIREHVAAPGTGDDREQEQRAREQGADELIEVVRRYLK, encoded by the coding sequence ATGCATACGATCCGCAACCAGGCCAAGCTGCTCGCCCGCGTCCGTCGCCTCAGGGGACAGATGGAGGCGATCGAGCGTGCGCTCGAGGCTGAGCGGCCCTGCGGCGAAGTTCTCAATCTGGTGGCCTCCGTGCGTGGCGCGGTCCAGGGCCTAACTGTCGAACTGATCGAGGATCATATTCGCGAGCATGTGGCCGCCCCGGGCACGGGCGACGATCGTGAGCAGGAACAGCGCGCTCGCGAGCAGGGCGCCGACGAACTGATCGAAGTTGTCAGGAGGTACCTTAAATGA
- a CDS encoding GlxA family transcriptional regulator, with amino-acid sequence MNKPLTKKRSLVFFLVPNFSMLPFSAAIETLRIANRMLGYEAYTWRLASTDGQKVFSSAGIALEVNTSLADERKFLAGENRPSMVLVCSGIYVEDFQNKSVNAWLREVYNRGVAVGSLCTGAHVLASAGLLTGKRCAIHWENLPGFSESFPQAEVYADLYEIDSNIYTCAGGTASLDMMLNLIDQDFGENLVNRVCEQALTDRVRGPHDRQRLPLRARLGVQNSKVLSIIELMESNLAEPLSLLEIAENADLSRRQIERLFRQEMGRSPARYYLEIRLDRARHLLIQSSMPVVEVAVACGFVSASHFSKCYRELYNRSPQQERAERKLTLQMAR; translated from the coding sequence ATGAACAAACCCCTGACCAAAAAGCGTTCGCTCGTTTTCTTTCTGGTGCCGAACTTTTCCATGCTGCCCTTCTCGGCAGCGATCGAAACGCTCCGCATCGCCAACCGGATGCTCGGTTACGAGGCTTATACATGGCGCCTCGCCTCGACCGATGGTCAGAAGGTCTTTTCCTCCGCCGGCATAGCTCTTGAGGTCAACACCTCGCTTGCCGACGAGCGCAAGTTCCTCGCCGGCGAGAACCGGCCCTCGATGGTGCTCGTCTGTTCCGGCATCTATGTCGAGGATTTCCAGAACAAGTCGGTCAATGCCTGGCTGCGCGAGGTCTATAATCGCGGCGTCGCCGTCGGCAGCCTCTGTACCGGCGCCCATGTGCTGGCGTCCGCCGGGCTCCTGACGGGCAAACGCTGCGCGATTCACTGGGAAAACCTGCCCGGCTTCTCCGAAAGTTTCCCCCAGGCCGAGGTCTATGCCGACCTCTACGAGATCGACAGCAACATCTATACCTGCGCCGGCGGCACCGCCTCGCTCGACATGATGCTGAACCTGATCGACCAGGATTTCGGCGAGAACCTCGTCAACAGGGTCTGCGAACAGGCGCTGACCGACCGGGTGCGCGGGCCGCATGACCGCCAGCGGCTGCCGCTCAGGGCCCGCCTCGGCGTGCAGAATTCCAAGGTTCTGTCGATCATCGAGCTGATGGAGAGCAACCTCGCCGAGCCGCTGTCGCTGCTCGAGATCGCCGAGAACGCCGATCTTTCACGTCGCCAGATCGAACGGCTTTTCCGCCAGGAAATGGGCCGTTCGCCGGCGCGCTACTATCTGGAGATCCGGCTCGACCGCGCCCGTCACCTCTTGATCCAGTCGTCGATGCCGGTGGTGGAAGTGGCCGTTGCCTGCGGCTTCGTCTCGGCCTCGCACTTCTCCAAGTGCTATCGAGAACTCTACAATCGCTCGCCCCAGCAGGAGCGCGCCGAGCGCAAGCTGACGCTGCAGATGGCGCGCTGA
- a CDS encoding GGDEF domain-containing response regulator yields the protein MFATALKYGLETTLGARVTHCGTLEAVKSELAAGPDEFSLAVVDLNLPDAPNCEALDFVLATNIPAIVFTGAFNDGTREQILSKDVLGCIVKHEPQSIERLIAAVDRALTEGRTTVLLVDRNEASRCDLAGLLRRQRFSVIEASAAGDALQLLDAGEAIDLIVTDTELDDMTGTALIAEIRSRQGEEATPIIGLSDHGDARLAARFLEAGGVDFIRKPFLEAEFSARVGQAAAMQKRLQALRRLAASDYLTNIYNRRHFFLTGPRLVEQCLRRGDSTSIAVLDIDHFKRLNDTYGHEIGDIVLKHVARRLKALVGEEHLLARLGGEEFGILFNGLDARRAYDFCERLRVELERSKIVADDEELTITISIGLATIEVPEAFDNYLHAADQFLYMAKHAGRNRVMSELTLLDTLAS from the coding sequence ATGTTCGCGACGGCGTTGAAATACGGGCTGGAAACCACGCTCGGTGCCCGGGTCACGCATTGCGGAACGCTCGAAGCGGTGAAGAGCGAGCTTGCCGCAGGGCCCGACGAATTCTCGCTGGCAGTGGTCGACCTCAACCTGCCCGACGCGCCGAATTGCGAGGCGCTCGATTTCGTTCTCGCCACCAACATACCGGCGATCGTCTTTACCGGTGCCTTCAACGACGGGACGCGCGAGCAAATCCTGAGCAAGGACGTGCTGGGCTGCATCGTCAAGCACGAACCGCAATCAATCGAGCGCCTGATCGCCGCCGTCGACCGGGCGCTGACCGAGGGCCGGACGACCGTGCTTCTCGTAGATCGCAACGAGGCGTCCCGCTGCGATCTCGCCGGTCTCTTGCGTCGACAGCGATTCTCCGTCATCGAGGCGTCCGCGGCTGGCGACGCGTTGCAGCTGCTCGATGCGGGCGAGGCGATCGATCTGATCGTCACGGATACCGAACTGGACGACATGACCGGCACGGCACTCATCGCCGAAATCCGCAGTCGCCAGGGCGAGGAGGCCACCCCGATCATCGGCCTCTCCGATCACGGCGACGCCCGTCTGGCGGCGCGTTTCCTGGAGGCGGGCGGGGTGGACTTCATCCGCAAGCCATTCCTCGAGGCGGAATTCAGCGCCAGGGTAGGGCAGGCCGCCGCCATGCAGAAGCGCTTGCAGGCGTTGCGCCGCCTGGCGGCGAGCGACTATCTGACGAACATCTACAACCGCCGCCACTTCTTCCTCACCGGCCCGCGGCTTGTCGAGCAATGCCTGCGGCGCGGCGACAGCACTTCGATTGCCGTTCTCGACATCGACCATTTCAAGCGCCTGAACGACACCTACGGCCACGAGATCGGCGACATCGTGCTGAAACACGTGGCGCGGCGGCTCAAGGCGCTCGTTGGAGAGGAGCATCTGCTGGCGCGCCTCGGCGGCGAGGAATTCGGCATTCTCTTCAACGGGCTTGACGCGCGGCGCGCCTACGACTTTTGTGAGCGGCTGCGGGTTGAACTGGAACGGTCGAAGATCGTCGCCGACGACGAGGAACTGACGATCACGATCTCGATCGGGCTTGCGACCATCGAGGTCCCGGAAGCCTTCGACAACTACCTGCACGCGGCCGACCAGTTCCTCTACATGGCGAAACATGCCGGGCGAAACCGGGTGATGTCAGAATTGACGCTGCTCGACACGCTGGCGTCGTAG
- a CDS encoding response regulator, with translation MSFFGVSGMYYSGESLGEHRIVLAEDSNLFASMVSKRLKELFDIDVIVCRDYEDLQFAVENASFPASLAISNINLPGAENGEALNYLIDMSVPTIVFTGSFQESTREAILAKDLVDYVIKDSVFAVDMLAESVCRFLTNQKHHVLIVDDSPTARALLTTQLKRYNFRTSAAESGAAALEILKNNPDIALVITDYNMPDIDGFELTRRIRAAHGPHQLRIIGVSSSTNRLLSARFLKAGGNDFVVRPFVNEEFYCRVNQNLDTLTKIRTLSGKVKIPA, from the coding sequence ATGTCATTTTTCGGCGTTTCCGGAATGTACTATTCCGGCGAATCCCTCGGCGAACACCGCATCGTGCTTGCCGAGGACTCAAACCTCTTTGCCTCGATGGTTTCGAAGCGGCTGAAGGAGTTGTTCGACATCGACGTGATTGTCTGCCGCGACTACGAGGATCTGCAGTTCGCCGTTGAGAACGCCTCCTTTCCGGCTTCCCTCGCTATCTCCAACATCAATCTGCCCGGTGCCGAAAACGGCGAAGCGCTGAACTATCTGATCGACATGAGCGTGCCGACGATCGTCTTCACCGGCTCGTTCCAGGAGAGCACGCGCGAGGCGATCCTTGCCAAGGACCTTGTCGATTACGTCATCAAGGACAGCGTCTTCGCCGTCGACATGCTGGCGGAGTCTGTCTGCCGGTTCCTGACCAACCAGAAACATCACGTGCTGATCGTCGACGACAGCCCGACGGCGCGGGCGCTTTTGACGACGCAACTCAAACGCTACAATTTCCGCACCAGCGCGGCCGAGAGCGGTGCCGCGGCGCTCGAGATCCTGAAGAACAATCCCGACATCGCGCTCGTCATCACGGACTACAACATGCCGGACATCGACGGCTTCGAGCTGACGCGCCGGATCCGGGCGGCGCACGGCCCGCATCAGTTGCGCATCATCGGCGTCTCGTCCTCGACCAACCGGCTGCTTTCCGCACGCTTCCTCAAGGCCGGCGGCAACGATTTTGTCGTGCGTCCCTTCGTCAACGAGGAATTCTACTGCCGCGTCAACCAGAACCTCGACACGCTGACGAAGATCCGCACCTTGAGCGGAAAGGTTAAAATCCCGGCCTGA
- a CDS encoding Hint domain-containing protein: MPSAREQRPQLNRARRHFLGLAAATGGRIAAMGTLALTTFFPSSTAQAQAAKPGNGPKPGKPPGNNPAQGPRCLLRGTSIMTPTGEVRIEDLRIGDLVETVRGEAHAIKWIGRDLYRRSGGTWSDSVVPIRICRHALDEHTPHRDLYLSPGHALFIDGVLIRVQDLINGASIAPALPQDQHEIEYFHILLDTHEVILAEGTPVETFLLEAGNHEDFTNFAEFARLYPRPQPAMTPFAPIVGYGGRAHLKALLRLAAGRFARERGPIEQAYERIAARA, from the coding sequence ATGCCATCAGCCAGAGAGCAGCGCCCGCAGCTCAATCGGGCAAGACGGCACTTCCTCGGTCTGGCTGCCGCGACAGGCGGCAGAATCGCCGCAATGGGCACGCTGGCCCTGACGACTTTCTTTCCGTCTTCGACAGCCCAGGCCCAGGCCGCAAAACCGGGAAACGGGCCGAAACCCGGCAAGCCGCCGGGGAACAACCCCGCTCAGGGCCCCAGATGTCTTCTTCGCGGCACGTCCATCATGACCCCGACGGGCGAGGTCCGGATCGAGGATCTCCGGATCGGTGATCTCGTGGAAACGGTGCGCGGCGAAGCCCACGCGATCAAATGGATCGGCCGCGATCTCTACCGGCGCAGCGGGGGCACCTGGAGCGACAGTGTCGTGCCGATCCGGATCTGCCGGCATGCCCTCGATGAGCATACGCCGCATCGGGATCTCTACCTCTCTCCCGGCCACGCCCTGTTCATCGACGGCGTCCTGATCAGAGTGCAGGATCTCATCAATGGGGCGTCGATTGCCCCTGCCCTCCCTCAAGACCAGCACGAGATCGAGTATTTCCATATCCTGCTCGATACGCATGAAGTGATCCTGGCGGAGGGCACCCCCGTCGAAACCTTCCTTCTCGAGGCTGGCAACCACGAGGATTTCACCAATTTCGCGGAATTCGCGCGGCTCTATCCGCGGCCGCAACCAGCGATGACGCCCTTTGCGCCGATCGTCGGCTATGGTGGGCGCGCACATCTGAAGGCTCTACTGCGCCTTGCAGCGGGCCGCTTCGCTCGGGAGCGCGGGCCGATCGAACAGGCCTATGAGAGAATTGCCGCACGCGCCTGA
- a CDS encoding SMc04171 family calcium-binding repeat protein has product MTTIVGTAGNDALLGTDEKDRIWSLIGDDEIDAGEGDDLVNAGAGDDRLTSGAGYDRLDGGEGDDQIALIGTGGAVTGGAGLDTLVVDLSSVSTTVRFSGEHGHGVIGYNTSNWDHIFFNRIERLVLTTGSGDDRIFGAASDDVISTGAGNDIIGPYGTDLDDGTSMFGDDAIDTGSGGDIIVDTSGANRIYAGDDSDNIVTTLSSAVIDGGNGRDTLTLADEGRTEDVTVDFAQGFASTGTRISGIEVATVDLGSGNDTLIGGNLSSLSAHMGEGDNYVFGSGGRDYIASGGGDDALYGGAGDDILISVGGNDVLMGGAGNDEIHDAGTSFDDGETIIDGGAGDDLILVSAPSGIIDGGQGNDTLHVTQPLPGTTSFDAATGMLGKTLIFTNIETFQVEGGSGDDFIRTLAGNDQLTGNGGNDRLDGGAGNDLLWGGAGSDVMTGGIDADTFLWSSDTLSRNGVDHITDFDADGGDVLRFIGHASTVTGIDSFADLLAAATETADGLYIAFNGSSTFGLMLDNVSLSDLSADDIVLA; this is encoded by the coding sequence ATGACCACTATCGTGGGTACTGCCGGAAATGACGCGTTACTAGGAACCGACGAGAAGGATCGCATCTGGAGCCTCATCGGGGACGATGAGATCGACGCGGGTGAGGGCGACGATCTCGTCAACGCTGGCGCAGGAGACGACCGTCTGACGAGCGGGGCCGGCTACGACCGCCTCGACGGTGGCGAGGGCGACGACCAGATCGCCCTGATCGGCACCGGCGGCGCGGTTACCGGCGGGGCCGGCCTCGATACGCTGGTGGTCGACCTCTCCAGCGTCAGCACCACGGTCCGGTTCAGCGGCGAGCACGGCCACGGCGTCATCGGCTACAACACGTCCAATTGGGACCACATCTTCTTCAACCGTATCGAGAGGCTCGTGCTGACCACCGGAAGCGGCGACGACCGGATCTTCGGGGCCGCCTCCGACGACGTCATCTCGACCGGGGCAGGAAACGACATTATCGGTCCTTACGGCACCGACCTCGACGACGGCACCAGCATGTTCGGCGACGACGCGATCGACACGGGCAGCGGCGGCGACATCATTGTCGACACGAGTGGCGCGAACCGCATCTACGCCGGCGACGACAGCGACAACATCGTCACCACTCTTTCCTCAGCGGTAATCGACGGCGGGAACGGCCGGGATACGCTCACGCTGGCCGACGAAGGAAGGACCGAGGACGTGACCGTCGATTTCGCGCAGGGCTTTGCCTCGACCGGTACGCGGATCAGTGGCATCGAGGTCGCCACCGTGGATCTCGGCAGTGGCAACGATACGCTGATCGGCGGAAATCTGTCCTCGCTGAGCGCCCACATGGGCGAGGGCGACAACTACGTGTTCGGTAGTGGCGGGAGGGACTACATAGCTTCCGGAGGTGGTGATGACGCCCTTTATGGCGGCGCCGGCGACGATATCCTGATCAGCGTCGGCGGCAATGATGTGCTGATGGGCGGCGCCGGCAACGATGAGATCCACGACGCGGGAACGAGCTTCGACGACGGCGAGACGATCATCGACGGCGGCGCCGGCGATGATCTGATCCTGGTGAGCGCTCCATCCGGCATCATCGATGGCGGGCAAGGAAACGATACGCTCCATGTGACGCAGCCGCTTCCGGGGACGACCAGTTTCGACGCGGCGACCGGCATGCTCGGCAAGACGCTGATATTTACCAACATCGAGACGTTCCAGGTCGAGGGTGGTTCCGGCGACGATTTCATCCGAACCCTTGCTGGTAATGATCAGCTTACCGGCAATGGCGGCAACGACCGCCTCGACGGCGGGGCGGGCAACGACCTGCTTTGGGGCGGTGCCGGCAGTGACGTGATGACGGGCGGTATCGATGCCGATACCTTCCTGTGGTCTTCCGATACGCTTTCCCGCAACGGTGTCGACCATATCACCGACTTCGATGCTGACGGGGGCGACGTGCTGCGGTTCATCGGCCACGCCTCCACAGTCACCGGGATCGACAGCTTCGCCGACCTCCTTGCGGCGGCGACCGAGACGGCCGACGGACTCTACATCGCCTTCAATGGATCCAGCACGTTTGGCCTCATGCTCGACAACGTTTCGCTGTCCGACCTCTCGGCGGACGACATCGTCCTCGCTTAG